ATACTTATCAAATTAATGAGATATTTAAGACATTATTGTAAAATTAAATGTTCTCTAAGAGTAAAATATTTGAGTATTTATCGGTTTATAGATTTTAAGGAAATTTATACAAACTAACTAGTTACAAAGTTCTCCTATGTATTACAGACTTCAACAAAGAAAGACATCATAATCACATAATGAGACGGAGAAAATAACTTTTTATGAAATACCATAATCAAGAATTTGTCTTAGTTTTATTTGGCAGTATGGGTGGAGTACTTCGTAACatgtaattttcaaataaacttCATTTATGGGTAGGTTTCCTtctcacttttttacttttgacTGTGCAATGCCAGTTTATTAACAAATAGATAACAAATTTTAGTATTTACCACCAACCTATTAGATTaggattgaaattttaaaatagcaATGCAGACTTCACAAGAATCACAACACAACTATTAGTGTTTGTGAGTATTGTATAGTTTTAGTGGTGTGTATTCATTCATTTAAAAAGAAGTCATTGATAGCTAGAATTGTGGTAAACCACCTTCCATCTATCTAGCACTTCTTTTCAGTCATAAACcaatgcttttaaaaatatagtgaGGTTTGTGGGTCCCGAGAATGGACTCCGAGGTGGGTCTTGGCAAGGCCTAGGTGGGGCCTAGTGGACAGGGGTGGGTTCTAGTTTGAAGGTgatttttttagatattttacTCTTTTCTTAACTGATTATGACTTGCTCCATCTTATACCACTTAATTTGATTGATATATTGCAAAGTGAACCtgcctttttatataattattctaataatACCTAAGTTTCCCTGAACATTTTCATTAGTTTTAGGAATATGTAAAGAAAATACAACAAACTAATGAGtcaataatatatcaaatacatATAACCTTAAACAAAGTGTCTTTTAGGAAGCATTTAACTTATAATTCTAACAAGAAACTTAGCTCGAGGCCTCATGTTTTTAGTagtaaaatgtatataattaaaaaatatattagttatatGAAGTAGTTTAATGGCAAAGTTtaaattagtaatatatattaaatttatttaattgtgAAATAGATTTTTGTAGAAATTTAATAATTCTGTTTTAAAAAAGACTTCTTAGTTAATTTAAAACACCTCCATCTCAAATAGATTCTTATATTAATTTGGGCACCTATATTTTCCGAATTGGTCAACACACCTTAACATGAAGAAGAAATTGAATTGGGACCGAGTATCAAATAAACTGaaataaaattggataaaacTCATCTTGAACTAAATACATATAGAGAATGCTAGTCTAATGAATTGTTTGATGcaactaaaaatattctttgagataACTATTTGCAtcatattcaataattattcctTCATAATAATGCTATCGAATTTTAGAGATATATTTGCTTGATATTTAGTTATACCTAAAAGTATTAAACTTAATGATTTtcattagtatatatatatattagtataaattaagTAGTAAATATGCTTTTTGCTTTAGAGGTCTAGTCAATTATTTGGTGACTCTTTTGAGTTTGTAAAttttgagtgtttttagtatgaTAATCTTTAAGTTGACCATGTGTACTTAGTAGTAAAATATAGATAAATAAGTATGATCATGAATTGCAGTATCAATCAAATATGATTGGTGtacctctatatatataatgtaataccgacatatattattaatttttatgtcaTGATTTCTTCAAACTTTATCCAATTTTATATAACTTAATGGACATGAATTCACTTTTggtgttaaatttattttatattcttaaacAATAATGTTtggttaatattttttatatcattggttgatcatattttaattactttgttctattaaaatacttaaaaaatatgaaaatttagtTTTAGATGAGCAATCCACTCTAAGACATTTAGTCTGATTATATTTAATGGTAACTTATTGTTGGTGTGCTTAAGATATAAATCTTTACATCATCCTAAAAACAATACTTGAAAGAAGACCATACATTTCActcacaaaatatatatgattgagATAAGACCATTCCTTGTTTTGATCACTCTTTAATCAAATGTATACTATTAAGTTGATTTCACTACTCGGTGTCTGTGGTGCCACTGTGAAACCGAAACAGACATCCATGTGATGTTCTTATGTGACTTTGCAAAATCAGTTTGGCAAACTACTAGTGTTCACTACTTGCTTCAATGTTCTGCAGACGAAACAACTTGTGAAACTTTTTCAAGAGTATTTCAACGAAGTACGAGGGACCAAAATGTAGAAATTGCCATGGTCTGCTGGAGTCTATGGAACAGGAGAAATAACTGGGTTTGGAACCATGCTAATGGCTCAGTTTTTGGTGTAAGAAATAATGCCAGCCACTTACTTATCGAATGGAAGGAAGCTCAAATCAAAGAAAATGACAGACGTACTCGAGATGAAGTAGGAGCAAGAGTCTGGAAGCCTCCAGATGCAGGATGGTTGAAAGTTAATATAGATGCTGCGGTGTTCCTTAATGGCAACATAGGTGTTGGTGCTGTTATCAGAGATGAAAATTCTTGTTTTGTAGCAGCCAGAGGAAAGAAAATTGCAGGTGCATGGACGGCCAGAGAGGCAGAGGCAGAGGCAATTGGCCTTAAGGAAGCTTTATCGTGGATCACTGACAAGGGGTATAAGCAGTGTGTAATCGAAACAGATTCATCTGCTCTAGCTGCTGCATGTAATGGTGGACAGGGAGAAGCTTTCTTTGGTACCATTGTGATGAATTGTATTCAGTTACTTAAGCACGTAAATCAAGTGCTAGTTGTTTTTATTTATCGCTCTGCGAATACGGTAGCTCATAGGCTTGCCAAAGCTGCCTATTCTATGTCAGACGAAGGGGAGTGGTATGTCACTCCACCTCAGTTCCTTGATCATGTATTGAGTTTGGACATGATTTAATGAATGCAAGTgcttttactcaaaaaaaagaagaagttgaTTTCACTATTTATCCTCATGATATTATATTGATTACTAGCCGatatagttaaatttttaataaaattgtgatGACCCTAAAAATGGTGTGGACGCGTCTCTTGAACATTAAATCGCGTCTCTTAGGTGATTTCCTTTCTGTACACTATTACACACATAAtcacatgtatatatacacatctaaACGGGTTTAACAATCATCCATCTATCTGCTCGCCACACACACGTAACATATATTTCCAAGTGCTTCAGCCAACTTTTCAGTAATCAATGGAGTCCACCAACAACAGAGGTCAGTGACATTTTGAATTGCACATAAATACACAAAATGGTTATTTATATTGGTGTgacataatacaaaatatatttgaagtctcttatttaacatttttcctATAATTTTTGTCAATGTAGTCGGCAATGTTGCTCTTTTGGCATCTGGCAAGAGAAAGAACACATGTCAGGAGGTTGGCAGTAGCAGCAAAAGAGCAACGCTTGAACTCTTTCCCACTCTTCTGAATCAAAACGAACAGAGTGTTCCAGCTCAGTCTCCAGCCAATGTAGGCGATATATGGCTGGCCCCCCATATTAGCCATCATTCGGACTTCAACGAGCAGTCACTACCACGTGAGGATCTCTTTGAGAGATTATTCAAATATCAGGtgtgtatacacacacacatatatttgctcaatatattttacttaaatatgGTATTTTTCTAGAATATGTACACACCACaccattaaaatttaatttttgtttctttcaagAATAAATTGGAATAAATTGTTactaatattttcttttgtgtTGGCACATTAGGCCTAGCAATAACAAGAAATTGCTAATAGTACAAATAAAATTTACCAATTACATACACACCTTAATTATTTGTGCATGTATGTTTGTTAATGCTTAGCTTGTTGTCACAATAATGTTGTAACACTGAGTTATTGTTACATTATACATGCAGTATGAACAAACCAGAGAGACTTGCAACCGGTACTTGAGTACCAAATACAACGATATACTGAGGCATGCAGAAGAGCGAGCCTCCATCATACATAAAGAGAAAGAGATGAGTATGATTTCTTCTTTCCAAGAAAAGCTGGCATCTCTAAATGAGGTCATAAATGACAAGAACACAGAATTGGACAACTGTAAAAGGAAAAATACTGAACTAGAAGAGCAGGTAGCTCATTACAAATCTCAGGCGGAAATTTGGAAAGCAAAGGCTGAGAGGGCAGAGGAGATGTT
This genomic window from Daucus carota subsp. sativus chromosome 7, DH1 v3.0, whole genome shotgun sequence contains:
- the LOC108204111 gene encoding uncharacterized protein LOC108204111, which translates into the protein MVCWSLWNRRNNWVWNHANGSVFGVRNNASHLLIEWKEAQIKENDRRTRDEVGARVWKPPDAGWLKVNIDAAVFLNGNIGVGAVIRDENSCFVAARGKKIAGAWTAREAEAEAIGLKEALSWITDKGYKQCVIETDSSALAAACNGGQGEAFFGTIVMNCIQLLKHVNQVLVVFIYRSANTVAHRLAKAAYSMSDEGEWYVTPPQFLDHVLSLDMI